One Ananas comosus cultivar F153 linkage group 1, ASM154086v1, whole genome shotgun sequence DNA window includes the following coding sequences:
- the LOC109721058 gene encoding midasin-like: MLRQISSRNHRSKGFKLKNALQICLLVVVTIWLLFQVKHSYDKKSEYEDRNAHLSIKHERNGDRHEAFEIGRKGLPHDVRIEDEVSEDDLEQELLKHDENGESDAIDEQDQGKDDDGGDEQSVFEDAESNKEGANAAREESFRGDDVASAVVVSHTGRPEERGDHSREAREKSFNGDNVSSAVAHEDHLESAESKVGGGENLTFVDSTSDGGSKDREVTPNNEVSSNSTVDEPNNDTKPRVDPTTTNVNGNRTETPFSSSNKTAGQEAIESPTNATTVSSNQIELSTNLNETTNSGSGSARDGNGTVIQIPGDDKLNTGATTSSASSEKGEGKVEFQDATRNMAEEEMREVPIAKIEKLAKSGEEAVLE; this comes from the coding sequence aTGTTGAGACAAATTTCTAGTAGAAACCACAGATCCAagggattcaaattgaaaaatgccCTTCAAATTTGCCTCTTAGTAGTTGTCACCATTTGGTTGTTGTTCCAAGTTAAGCATTCGTATGATAAGAAGTCCGAGTACGAAGACCGAAACGCGCATTTGTCGATCAAACACGAGCGCAACGGTGATCGGCACGAGGCGTTCGAAATCGGCCGAAAAGGTCTTCCCCATGATGTCCGAATCGAGGACGAGGTGAGCGAAGATGACCTCGAGCAAGAGTTGCTCAAACACGACGAGAATGGCGAGAGCGATGCGATCGACGAGCAGGATCAGGGgaaggacgacgacggcggcgacgagcAGAGCGTGTTCGAGGATGCGGAGAGCAACAAGGAGGGGGCGAATGCGGCCCGAGAGGAGAGCTTTCGAGGGGACGACGTCGCGAGCGCGGTGGTGGTCAGCCACACTGGTCGGCCGGAGGAGCGCGGAGACCACTCTCGCGAGGCGAGGGAGAAGAGCTTTAACGGCGATAACGTTTCTAGTGCCGTAGCTCACGAGGATCATTTGGAGAGCGCGGAGAGCAAAGTCGGGGGCGGTGAAAATTTGACATTCGTCGATTCGACTAGCGACGGGGGTTCAAAGGATCGCGAAGTGACGCCGAATAATGAAGTTTCGTCAAATTCGACGGTTGATGAACCGAACAACGACACAAAACCGAGGGTTGATCCGACTACTACGAATGTCAACGGCAACCGAACGGAAACGCCGTTTAGTTCATCAAACAAAACAGCTGGTCAAGAAGCAATAGAGAGTCCGACGAATGCGACAACCGTGTCGAGCAACCAGATTGAGCTTTCGACTAACCTGAATGAGACGACAAactcgggttcgggttcggctCGCGACGGAAACGGCACGGTGATTCAAATCCCTGGAGACGACAAGCTCAATACCGGCGCTACTACATCATCGGCTTCAAGCGAGAAAGGAGAAGGGAAAGTGGAGTTCCAGGATGCGACGCGGAATATGGCCGAGGAAGAAATGAGAGAAGTTCCGATCGCGAAAATTGAAAAACTCGCAAAAAGTGGTGAAGAGGCTGTGTTGGAGTGA